The genomic window ctaaaaaaatggtaaaaaaaacgTTCAAGTGCTGAGAGTAGCCGCCAGATGAAGAAACAACAGAACGAATCGAGGAGGAAAAGTACTCACGAATGAATGTGTGTTGGATTGGATTCGAATCGGTAAGTGCCGACGAAATCAATTcttaaaaaagtttatttatttatggtctTATTTTCTTTAAGatcaaataattaaaacaaGTGAGTGACTTTCATGCAAATTGGGTTGTAACTTTTTTCAGTGTTTCATGTTTAATCCCAAATTGTGCAGTCATGGGTGCTAACTACATCCAATCCAAATCCTTTTATATGATATCATTgaatatattgaaaatagaatggCCCtataaaaaagtgaaatttgaTTTCCACAATATATAAAACGATTCATgttagaaacaattttttgtcaggCTTCCTGACCTTACGGCCGAATTTTAAATTATCGGGGCCCCTTTCCCCGGGAACCTGAGGGctaatgccaaaaaaaaaagtaatgaaaataatcaacttttgcttatatgtTGTAATCGAATGAGCATGAATGCGAAGGAGCATAATTATTagacagaaagaaaaaagaaaaaaaaaaaaacgctttTCAAATCCATGCctaaacaaattttatagtATTGTACACCTTCATCCTTCAATGTTGGAACTTCAAGCATTGTatatcagaaaagaaaaaacaatatttacattttaatttatgcTGATTTTGGAGGGAATAAAAGGAATTCAGATGTAGCTATCAACAATCACACACACAACTCATTGTGAACAATTCCAATTCTTGCAAGttaatttgttttggttttctCTATCCTTGTCTTTACCAGTCTCTAGCTTTCATAATCATATGTATCCAAATATTTGTTGCAACTTGCAACACATTGCTTTGTTTGATCAATGAGGCCAAAAtcattttgatttgttaaagaATGGTAATCTTTCTCAAAGAAGCCAAAAAAATCACTTTGAAAATAGCTGGACCTTGTTATCATTACAAGAAGAAGCAGGATCCTGGAGGCATTTGCAAAATGCATCTTCATCCTTAGGAAATGATGTTGGTAGAGGATGGTCAGGAATGACACCGACCTGCACGCAAACGGAAGACGTTAAAATCggagcaattttttttaaaactagaAACATGAACAGACCTTGTCAATATCTGTGTGTGCAGGTGTCTCGTAACGAGCAACTGTAACAACTAGTCCCGAGCCATCCGAGAGTTCAAAAACTGATTGGATCTTCCTGCAATGTGTTGGCTTATATTAggaaaataacataaattttagTTTCTTTGAATTGAACCAAACCAAAAGTAATTTACCCTTTTCCGTATGTTGGCTCTCCGTACAATATGGCTCGCTTGTTATCTTTCAATGCGCCAGCTAATATTTCGCTTGCACTTGCAGTTCCCTTGTTTACCTGATTAGGGTCAAGAAATTTAATTACTCGTTTTTACCACTCAAATTGGAATTCTGAAGAATAAAATTATTAGCAGTTTAGATGCAAAACAATTATTCAATATCTGTACTTTCTTTAAGTTCACTCTATATTTTCAGAATTATATTCACGGACATGGTAAGCAACCATAATTGAATATTTCCTCCACTTCACATTAGCTCAATCTCAATAGTTTAGAACAGTCACATTAGCTTAATCTCATAAGTGCCTAAATGGTTAATGTGAAATGAGAAGGAAACTTGCAACATCTCAACTATTGAGAAATGAAGCCTAATGCACGACAATTTATtaagaaatgaaatgaatattactttaaattaaaaaaaaagacaaaatacaTTCACAATCATGAATTAATGAGAAAATATGTTATCGATGGTGCCGAAATGGGATCATAGGAAAGAAGTCAATAGAACTCTTAAACACCCCTTAACCCGCAGCTACTTACTATCCCCACATCTCTACCCAATACAGGATTTATGACTCTCTTGAAACCCTTACAATCTGCCCAAACCCAGTACAAGTATCCTTCATTTCGTGCATGTCCTGCAAACCCCATTTTTGTGAAACTAACTTGCACATGAagaatgtgtcaaaaaaaaaacttgcacatgaagaaagaaataattttctAATACGGAATCATTGTACTATGCATTTGAGCCCTACCCTTTATATGTCACAGATGCAATAATAGCAGaaagcaaaataagaaaaattaccAGCACAGCCAGGGGTTCAGAAGTTGCTAAGGCACTACTTCCATCTGTATCAAGTATATCTCTAACACCACGACTATCACAAATATACACAATCACACCTTTGTCCAACCTGATTGATAGTATCAGGTTAGAACTTGAAGCTGAACATAAgataattaattttgaaaaaaaagaaaaaatttaaggtATGACCGAAAGAGTCATTTTCtattattgaaataatttttcacaaCCCACTTTGGCAAtgcaatatattttaaaatggtaGTAAAAGACTAAAAATGCCAATAGTTGATAGCCATATCTTACCAAAGTTTGGCAATCTCGATTCCTTCTGGGAAAAGACCACCACTGCAACAAATATAAGCTTCAGAAAGCTAGTGATTCAAATCATGTAAAGGGAAATGTTGATTGCTAAATCACCTATTATCTCTGAGGTCCAAAACAAATGCATTTACATTATTACTCCTGAACGTTTCGATTGCTTCTTTGATAGCACCTGCAACAATGGTAGATCCATCAGGAACAAAGAAAAGGTGCAGAAACTATTTTCAtaatcatagagtaaaggacagaTTCAGGTACTAGCAAACAAGTATTAATAATTTCAACATAATAAATCAtgcttaatttaaaatttaaatcatcAGTGAAGTagaaatttgaatatttgcaaGATTTAGGTTAAAACTCCTACTACTAATGACTGAATTCAATACCACGAGGGTTCATAATAAAGTATAGTGTGTGACTAAAAATCTATAGTTTCTATCATTCAATAAAACCTCATAAACACTTAGAATTCTTCAAGTTTGTACATTTTTCACTGAAAAAATtcacatgttttttattttattttattttttatattttaattttaaattttcaataacgGGAGGAAGTGGAGAAGTACGAATGGTCCTCAAGAAAATTTGACTCTTTCCTATACCAAACTGACGAGTATAGCAAATAAGAACTACAGCTTGGCATATTAGATAGAAACATGTATCACATGATTAATACACAATGATTACAAAATTATGCTTTTCTTTAGTAAAGAAGCAAGAAAAATCATGCTTGTCTTGGCTCATCAAGTACTACTTACGAGATGCGTTTTGGTTGAAAGATGTTAATTTTATATAACCAACTGTTGGGGAATTATCTCCTGAAGCAGGTAACTTGCACAGCCTTGACTTCACTGGATTCACTGTAACTTTCTCTCGCCTGAAATGCAGCAATTCTTATTTTTAGTTGTTTAattagaaattgaaaaaaaaattgtaaaagaaaaaggtAATTAATTAAACCTATCAGGTAATAGCAATTATGACAAAATCAGCATGATTAAAAATGGTAATGATGATTAGCAATGAGTGTAACGCAACTAAATATATTGAAACATTATCAAACTGCAAGTTTTCTGCATCATCCTAGATAACAACGCATATTTTGTAACGTCAAAGCTTCAAATCTTGCTTTGGAAGAAAACTAACTTACGTTAGAGATAGATGCTTTACGTCCACACCACTACGAATGGTCAATGCAACAGAGCTTCCGTCAGGTCCTCTGTAATTTCCTTTAAAAGGTCAGGCAATCCAATAGATAAGCTCAATAGAAGTACAAGAAAATTTGGTCTTTTAAATGGTTGCATACACTAACTTTCAAGTAACTAGAACCTTATAAATGACTCTCATACTAAAGTAACGGACAAGATAAAAAGGCTTTTAGCAGAATAAGTCACAATAAATACAACAACTACCAAAGCCTTCTTCCACAAGGTGGCATTGACTACATGGTTTGAACGGCGCAATAATATTTTGTGTTGGAGCATATTTAAAGATAGAGCATTTAATTCTACATCTCTTTTCATGATTTGGCCTATATTTTTCTTTGGTCTCCCTTTTCCTCTAACTAATTGACTATCCTCCATTTGGTATACCCTTATTGATTTTTCACAAAGTTTACTCCACATATATCTGAACCACCTGATTGAGACTCTACCTTTTTTTCAACAATAACGGAAGCTATCTCAAGTCTCAACTTTCTCTCAAATGGCTTTATTCCTAATCCTATCTTTGTATGATTACTCGTCCAACATAAAATTCTCATCTCTGCAACATTACAGCTCTTAAGGCACATCAAATATTAGTCCAATATTTATATAAAGTTATCGAAATAGTAGTAGCAGTACTTTTAACTTGTTGGGAAACTATTAAGACATGAACGCAAACCTATCTGTTGATTTTGCACATTATTAAAAATGAgttctttttatctttttatttttcccaTTTGTCTGAAAATATTGATTTGAAAGCACAAGTGGCATATCggatgaagaaaaacaaaaaacctaCTGTAGGCGTTCAGCTGCATCATACAGCCCCATGTTTTCTGTGCTTGTATCATCAATGGTCAGGATAACATCTCCAGACAAAATACCAGCCCTATATGCAGGACCTCCAGGAGAAGCTGAAATGACAACAAGTCCACCAGATGGCATGTCAGCTTTGGTAGGGTAGCCTATTGATATCCCTACTCCAGTTAGAGCGCCTTGAGTTCCGGACTGCCTTCaacaaaattttagtttttaggATTACAATACAGAGAAGCATATATTTTGCTAGATTAAACAGATGGTATTATCCAATATGCATTATACAGTAGAGGAGTGCTAGGGACACactctctaacacactctttttgaCACACTCTCAATTATTGAGCCACATCATCTAATTTTTTCTACCCATTACTTGTTTACCGGTTGTACACTTTGACTGCagttttagttttaatttttaattattagattTTTAATCTTCGTCGCCTTCCATGTTTTGCGGTGAACACTCTTTGAACTTCCCCTTTCCTTGGCCCTTCAATTTGACATGAACTTTCCCCATTCTAAATTGCTCTCGTGCTGCAAACTCCAATCGATGATTATATGCCCAAATTTCCTTTGacttaaacttttaaaaatgtcaatttcttttagatctGAAATCTCATGAATACATACTGGTTTAGGGGTTTTATAGATTGAAATCCATGGTTGTAAAAGATTCATATCATACATAATAGATTAAGATTTACAATCATCTACAATCATGCATAATAACGCACAAGCACAAGTACAAGTTGCAGAACCACCGCACACGACTACTCCAACAATATTTATCTGTCAATCCTCGCAGAATACTGATAGAAATCTCATTCAACTTACTTTTGCAACCAAGTCTCTCACGCAAAGTTCACCGTTTCTGATTGCAGGCAAGATCCCATTTTTCAACGCTGCAACCCTTCCACGTGAATTTAAAAaggagggaaaaaaaataaagtaaaagaaaaaagaaacttgTTGAACCGGTAGCCGAGTTTGTGGTTAAAGAATAGGGTGATGTGTCCCAATAATTGAGAGTGTGTCAAAAAAAGTGTGTTAGAGAGTGTGTCCTTAGCACTCCTCTTATACAGTAAGGACTATATGTGAAATAAATTAAAGGAAACTTAAAATGACATAGATTTGTACCCTCAAACTTCTGAATTTTTCAGGCTCCAGAAATCTAGTGAAGGGATCATCCAATGTGGCAAGCATTTTTCTTATTGCTGTATCTGAGAACAAATGTAGCAACAACAATTTTAGGTGAAATAGTAAACTTTTGACTGCATAGGATTATGTGATCCTACTAAATTTCAGTTTTGCCAAAATCAAATATGGGACTTATTAAGTTATTACGGAATGATGTAGAACCTTTATGTTGGCGATTGCATCATTTTAGAGTTTTAAACTTAGTCATTAACCACTACATTTTAATACTTCATGTTTAAAAGTATGAAATATAATTCTCTTAACAGAAAAATCATTCTTCAGTGTATCCAGGTCACTCTCTGATTTCCGACATGCATCACATAGATCAGATATATGTGGTTTATCCTCTCATAAATCAAAATAACCAATATTAATGAGAATTTAAGCTAGTATATTGGTGTAAACAGAGAAACATTCATGACAATCCACAATCAAGCTCTCAACTATTCCTTTTTTAATTTGTGGAAAGCTCTGCATATGTTGGTGTAACTGTTAGGAACCAGAATTAGCAATTCACACAAAAAGATTGTGATACAGAAATTATTGTATTATTCAATGAAAATAAGGGATTTACAGTAGAGTATTCTCTAACTGACACACGGCCAAGCCCCTACAGAGAGAGGTAGCTCTCCATTCTAACAACTTAGATATTTTCTTCGATACCACTCACTCACTCTCTCATCCCTATAGAGCACACATCACACAATCCATATGCTCCATCACTCCTGGTCATGTCAGTATTCGCAAAGTGCTCTCTCCTAGCATATAGTAATAGTAGCCCATAATGGGCTCGGACGGCTGATGTGCTAAGTTAATATTTCGGCCCAAATTCTCGTTTAGGATCCTATCAGTAACAAACCTATTTTATAGTCACAGATGAATACACTGCAATGCTAGCTAGACAAGAGAAAAGCCAGAGTTACAGGATGAATCTACGTAATAACCAACCATTCTTAAAACCACTACACATGAAGATGTTGATTTGCATACCAAGAGGCAAATCCATTACATCCCCGTCCcttttaaaaagaatataaaatgtAAAGAGGccaaaaaaaggaaaatcaGATTGGATCAACTTCTTACAATTGGgagttgggtctaactcaaccctacaaaaccggcttgtaaggtgaggattgacCTCACTTATAAACTCGcaaccaatgtgggacttctcaaCACACTCCCTcgcgcccaacactattgggcttggtgcgcgGATATCATTGTGGGTGgc from Trifolium pratense cultivar HEN17-A07 linkage group LG1, ARS_RC_1.1, whole genome shotgun sequence includes these protein-coding regions:
- the LOC123902507 gene encoding carboxyl-terminal-processing peptidase 2, chloroplastic gives rise to the protein MEFVSTSVNASFPLRCPTISVFQVSKCKCFSLSESRFSFSLTTHKRNKVCEFSIGVVPKLSNICFPQSWGFRRKCIKVKHASLLFVRLVAGVMLVMSVSLASNNSSLALTEENLVFLEAWRTIDRAYIDKSFNGQSWFRYRENALRNEPMNNREETYTAIRKMLATLDDPFTRFLEPEKFRSLRSGTQGALTGVGISIGYPTKADMPSGGLVVISASPGGPAYRAGILSGDVILTIDDTSTENMGLYDAAERLQGPDGSSVALTIRSGVDVKHLSLTREKVTVNPVKSRLCKLPASGDNSPTVGYIKLTSFNQNASRAIKEAIETFRSNNVNAFVLDLRDNSGGLFPEGIEIAKLWLDKGVIVYICDSRGVRDILDTDGSSALATSEPLAVLVNKGTASASEILAGALKDNKRAILYGEPTYGKGKIQSVFELSDGSGLVVTVARYETPAHTDIDKVGVIPDHPLPTSFPKDEDAFCKCLQDPASSCNDNKVQLFSK